Within Cellulophaga sp. L1A9, the genomic segment TAAAACCCATTCAGAGTTATCCGAGCCTTCTACGTGCCAAGGTTTGTCTTTGAGTTTCTTACTTACTGTTTTTTGAATTGAGCCTACTATCGCATTTACATGCGTGTTTGAAGTACCGTTACAGATTATGAAATAGTCGCAAACCGTATTTTCAATTTCTCTTAGGTCAAGTAAGCTTATGTTATTTCCT encodes:
- the rsfS gene encoding ribosome silencing factor, which translates into the protein MQKKQTSVDELISFILEGIEEVKGNNISLLDLREIENTVCDYFIICNGTSNTHVNAIVGSIQKTVSKKLKDKPWHVEGSDNSEWVLMDYVNVVVHVFQKQVREYYDIEGLWGDAKVTMIENSFK